A stretch of DNA from Rhizobacter sp.:
TCCGGCGCCCGCACCGGCACCGGCTCCGGCTCCGGCACCTGCACCCGCACCCGCACCCGCTCCGGCTCCGGCACCGGCACCGGCACCGGCACCGGCACCGGCACCGGCACCGGCACCGGCACCGGCACCCGCCCCGTCTGGCGCCCCGACCTACTACTTCTCCGACTGCCAAGCTGGCGCCGCCACGGGTTGCATCCCCGGCAGCAATGGCAACCCCGGCACCCAGGCCCTGCCCAAGCAGAACCTGTCGGGCATCAACGTGAACGCGCTGCCGGCCGGCACCCGCCTGCTGTTCAAGCGTGGTGGCGCCTGGGCGAACTTCGCCGTGTCGCTGGACAACCCCAACACCTCGGCCGCGAACCCGCTGACCTTCGACGCCTGGGGCACCGGCTCGGCTCCGCTGATGCGCATCGCCTCGGGCAACATGTTCAACATCGGCGGCGGCTGGGGCAACACCACCAACGACGGTGGCTATGTGATCCGCAACCTGAAGATGGACGGCATGAACACCGCCGAATGGGGCGTGTGGTTCATCCAGAACGTGCATGACGTGACCTTCGAGAGCAACGAGATCACCGGTTTCCGCATCGCCATCAACTCGAACGACGGCGCGCCTTACGGTGTCTCGCACATCAACCTGATCAACAACAACATCCACCGCAACCGTGCGATGGGCCTGCTCGGCCACTACCACGACATGCTGATCGAGGGCAACACCTTCGAGGCCAACAATTTCGGCGGCAGCACCTTCGACCACGGCACCTACATCGGTGGCGGCGCGAACATCACCATCCGCAACAACCGCTACCTGCGCAACTCGGCGGTGAACGGTGTCTGCACCGGCGGCAACATGACCTTCCACGGCCAGATCGACGGTGCGCTCATCGAAGGCAACACCATCGAGCAAGACGCCGCCACGGCCAGCTGCTGGCTGATGTCGATCACCCAGGGCTACAGCTCGGCTGAAGGCTTCCGCAACTTCGTGGTGCGCAACAACAAGCTCATCAACGGCGGCAACACCGTGATGGCCGTGCAGTCGGCGCCTGGCGTGCTGGTGGAAGGCAACGTGGCGATCAACACGCAAGCCACCTCGCAAACCAGCTTTGCGATCGGCAGCGGCTCCGGCCCCTACGCCGACGGCGACCTCGCCGACTCCGGTGCGGTGGTGCGCAACAACACGGCCTGCCGTGCCAACGCCAGCGCCACGGGCTCGGTGGTGAACGTCAACTCCCCGGGGTCGACTGTCACCAACAACCTGGCCGTCACCGGCTCGGCTGCGACCACCGGCGTCTGCGCTCGCTGATCGGCTGAGCGACAGCACCCTCCGGTTCTTCCGGCAAAGGCCCCGCAGCGTGCTGCGGGGCCTTTTTTCATGGCCCCCGTGTATTCTTGTTGCGCCCGAAATTGCGCAGCGGAGAGAGCAGATGGGGATGTACAAGCAAGTGGTGCCTTGGCGAACGGTGGCCGTCGCCGCCTTGGCGGCGAGCGTCAGCGCCGGCTGCGCGACCTCGGCCTCTGCGGTCGGCCGTACCTACTACTTTTCCGACTGCCAACCCGGCGCCGCCAAGGACTGCGTGCCCGGCAGCGACGGCAACAACGGCACCAGCGAGCGCTCGCCCAAGCGCACGCTGTCGAGCGTCGACATCAACGCGCTGCCGGCCGGCAGCAAGCTGCTGCTCGCGCGCGGCGGGGTGTGGGTGCAGGGCATCACGCTGCTCGACAACCCGCGCGCCACCGCCGAAGAGCCGATCGTGATCGATGCCTACGGCAAGGGCGACAAGCCCTGGATCCAGGTTCCCAACACGAAGAACGGCGCCTTTCTCTTCGGTGGCTACAACAACACCTCCTACGACGGCGGCTACACGCTGCGCAACCTGAAGATCGACGGCATGGGCAGCTCCGACTGGGGCTTCTTCCTCGTGCACAACCTGCATCACGTGACGATCGAAGACAGCGAGATCACGGGTTTTCACATCGGCATCCACTCGCAGGCGCGCGGCCCCAAAGGCGTGACGCACGTGGTGATCCGCAACAACAGCATCAGCCGCAACAAGGGCATGGGCATCCTCGGCCAGTTCAGCGACAGCCTGATCGAGGGCAACCTCTTCGAGGCCAACAACTTCAGCGGCAGCACCTTCGACCACGGCACCTACCTGTCGGGCACCGACCCCTACAGCGGCAAGAACGTCACCCTGCGCAACAACCGCTTCATCCGCAACTCCACCGTCAACGGACAGTGCAAGGGCGGCAACATGACCTTCCACGGCCAGATGGACGGGGTGCTGATCGAGGGCAACACCATCGAGCAAGACAGCGCGGCGCCGCAGTGCTGGGGCATGTCGATCACGCAGGGCTACAACACGCCCGAGTGGTTCCGCAACTTCGTGGTGCGCAACAACAAGTTCATCAACCTCGGCAACACCGGCATGGCGGTGCAGTCGGCGCCGGGCATCGTGATCGAGGGCAACGTCTTCATCAACACGCAGGCCACCCCGCAAACGGCCATCGCGGTGGCGGGCAATCGCGACTACCCGAACGGCGACGTGGGCGACGGCGATGCGGTCGTGCGCAACAACACCGCGTGCTTCCAGTCGGCCAGCGGCGGCACCGCGGCGCGCGTGCTCGCGGCCAACAGCAAGGTCGACAACAACGTGGTGCTTTCCGGCGCCGCAGCCAAGACCGGCGTGTGCGCGCGCTGAGCGCCCTCGTGGCGCTGGCGGGCGCCGCCGTGATGATGGCGCCGGCCGAGGCGGCCACCTATTACTTCTCCGACTGCCAGCCGGGCGCTGCCAAGGGCTGCGTGCAAGGCGACGATGCCAACGACGGCAAGAGCCCGCGCAGCCCCAAGCGCCGGCTCGAGAGCGTCGACCTGAGCGCCCTGCCGGCGGGCAGCAAGCTGCTGCTCGCCCGTGGTGGCGTGTGGGTGCTGCCGATGATGATCATCGACAACCCGCACGTGACCGCCGAGGCGCCGCTCGTGATCGACGCCTACGGCGAGGGCGAGCGCCCCTGGCTGCAGGCGCCCGGCGTGAAGAACGCCGTCTTCATGTTCGGCAAGTACAACAATACGAGCTACGACGGCGGCTACACGCTGCGCAACCTGAAGCTCGATGGCATGGGCACCGCGCAGTGGGGGCTCTTCCTCATCCACAACCTCCACCATGTGACGATCGAGGACAGCGAGATCACGGGCTTCCACATCGGTATCCACTCACAGGCGAGGGCGCCGCACGGCGTGAACCAGGTGACGATCCGCCGCAACGTGATCAGCCGCAACCGGGGCATGGGCATCCTCGGCCAGTTCAGCGACAGCGTGATCGAAGACAACCTCTTCGAGGGCAACAACTTCTCGGGCAGCGACTACGACCACGCCATCTACCTCTCGGGCAACGAGGTCGGTGGGCGCCGCAACGTCGTGCGCCACAACGTCTTTCGCCACAACTCGGTGGTCGATGGCGTCTGCAAGGGTGGCAACGTCACCATGCACGGCCAGATGGACGGCATGCTCATCGAAGGCAACACCATCGAGCAGCGTGCGTCGGCGCGCAGCTGCTGGGGCTTTTCGATCACGAGCGGCTACAAGACGGCCGAGTGGTTCCGCAACTTCGTGATCCGCAACAACACGGTCGTCAACGTCGGCGAGTGCGCGATCTGCATCAACGCCGCGCCGGGCATCGTGGTCGAGAACAACCGCGTCTTCAACGACCAGAAGGCCGCGCACGTGGCGGTGATGATTGCCAACGGCAACCGCGGCCCGGGCGACGCGGCCGACCGCGACGCGGTGGTGCGCGGCAACGTGGCGTGTTTCCCGTCGGGCGCCTCCAGCCAAGTGGCGCTGCGCCTGGCGTCGCCGGGCGCGATCGTCAGCCAGAACGCCGAACTCTCCGGCGTTGCCGCGACCCGCGGCGTCTGCGCCCGTTAGGGCCTGCTACACGACCCTTCAGCGCCAATTGGCGCGGCCGGGGATGCCACGCGCGGGCTGCTGGGCGCCTGGTTTGGCCGCTGCAGCGGTGGCGCCGGCGCGTCGGGCCACCGGTTCGCCACGCGCCACCAGCTGCGTGAAGCCCACCATGAGGCCGACCAGCACCCAGTAGATCGGGTAGACGAAGAAGATCGGGCTCACCGTGGCGATGGTGACCAGCACGCCCACCATCGTGGCCAGCAGGGCCCGGCCGAGCACGTGGCGCTCCTCGGTCTTGTCGAGCTTCAGCAGGGTGGTGAACACGCCCCACATCGCCACCAGCACCAGGCTTGCGAACAGCGCGAGCGAGACCAGGCCGCCCTTGAGCGCGATCATGATGTAGGTGTTGACCACGTCGATGATGCCGTCGTTGCCGCGCAGGGCTTCGATCTCGGGGATCAGCGCGAAGTCGAAGTTGCCGAAGAACGGGTACTGCATGATCACCCGCACCGCCACGTCGAAAAGGTTCTCGCGGAAGTCG
This window harbors:
- a CDS encoding right-handed parallel beta-helix repeat-containing protein; the encoded protein is MYKQVVPWRTVAVAALAASVSAGCATSASAVGRTYYFSDCQPGAAKDCVPGSDGNNGTSERSPKRTLSSVDINALPAGSKLLLARGGVWVQGITLLDNPRATAEEPIVIDAYGKGDKPWIQVPNTKNGAFLFGGYNNTSYDGGYTLRNLKIDGMGSSDWGFFLVHNLHHVTIEDSEITGFHIGIHSQARGPKGVTHVVIRNNSISRNKGMGILGQFSDSLIEGNLFEANNFSGSTFDHGTYLSGTDPYSGKNVTLRNNRFIRNSTVNGQCKGGNMTFHGQMDGVLIEGNTIEQDSAAPQCWGMSITQGYNTPEWFRNFVVRNNKFINLGNTGMAVQSAPGIVIEGNVFINTQATPQTAIAVAGNRDYPNGDVGDGDAVVRNNTACFQSASGGTAARVLAANSKVDNNVVLSGAAAKTGVCAR
- a CDS encoding right-handed parallel beta-helix repeat-containing protein, with the protein product MRALSALVALAGAAVMMAPAEAATYYFSDCQPGAAKGCVQGDDANDGKSPRSPKRRLESVDLSALPAGSKLLLARGGVWVLPMMIIDNPHVTAEAPLVIDAYGEGERPWLQAPGVKNAVFMFGKYNNTSYDGGYTLRNLKLDGMGTAQWGLFLIHNLHHVTIEDSEITGFHIGIHSQARAPHGVNQVTIRRNVISRNRGMGILGQFSDSVIEDNLFEGNNFSGSDYDHAIYLSGNEVGGRRNVVRHNVFRHNSVVDGVCKGGNVTMHGQMDGMLIEGNTIEQRASARSCWGFSITSGYKTAEWFRNFVIRNNTVVNVGECAICINAAPGIVVENNRVFNDQKAAHVAVMIANGNRGPGDAADRDAVVRGNVACFPSGASSQVALRLASPGAIVSQNAELSGVAATRGVCAR